One window of the Benincasa hispida cultivar B227 chromosome 3, ASM972705v1, whole genome shotgun sequence genome contains the following:
- the LOC120073932 gene encoding magnesium-protoporphyrin IX monomethyl ester [oxidative] cyclase, chloroplastic, translated as MAAAAEMALVKPMSKFCSRTPEFGSPRTRAIPFSYSKFTAIKMSATSSQSPPKSSKNASKAAIKETLLTPRFYTTDFDEMETLFNTEINKNLNQAEFEALLQEFKTDYNQTHFVRNKEFKEAADKMEGALRQIFVEFLERSCTAEFSGFLLYKELGRRLKKTNPVVAEIFSLMSRDEARHAGFLNKGLSDFNLALDLGFLTKARKYTFFKPKFIFYATYLSEKIGYWRYITIYRHLKANPEFQCYPIFKYFENWCQDENRHGDFFSALLKAQPQFLNDWKAKLWSRFFCLSVYVTMYLNDCQRTAFYEGIGLNTKEFDMHVIIETNRTTARIFPAVPDVENPEFKRKLDRMVEINEKLIAVGESNELPLVKNLKRIPLAAALVSEVLAAYLMPPIESGSVDFAEFEPQLVY; from the exons ATGGCCGCCGCCGCCGAGATGGCTCTCGTGAAGCCTATGTCGAAGTTCTGCAGCAGAACTCCTGAATTCGGAAGCCCTAGAACGAGAGCAATTCCATTCTCTTACTCCAAATTCACCGCCATTAAAATGTCTGCGACTTCCTCTCAATCACCTCCTAAGTCTTCGAAGAACGCTAGCAAGGCTGCGATTAAGGAGACGCTTCTGACTCCGAGGTTCTACACGACTGATTTTGATGAGATGGAGACGCTTTTCAACACCGAAATCAACAAGAATTTGAACCAAGCTGAGTTTGAGGCTTTGCTCCAGGAGTTCAAGACTGATTATAATCAGACGCATTTTGTGAGGAATAAGGAGTTTAAGGAAGCTGCTGACAAAATGGAAGGAGCTCTCAGACAGATTTTTGTGGAGTTTCTGGAGAGGTCTTGTACTGCTGAGTTCTCTGGGTTTCTTCTCTACAAGGAGCTGGGAAGGAGGCTTAAG AAAACAAATCCAGTGGTGGCTGAGATTTTCTCTCTGATGTCCAGGGATGAAGCCAGGCATGCTGG GTTTTTGAACAAGGGTCTATCCGATTTCAACTTGGCATTGGACTTGGGATTCTTGACAAAGGCTAGAAAATACACATTTTTCAAGCCCAAGTTCATCTTCTATGCAACATACTTGTCTGAGAAAATTGGTTACTGGAGATACATAACCATTTACAGACATCTCAAAGCCAACCCTGAGTTCCAATGCTATCCCATTTTCAAGTACTTTGAGAACTGGTGCCAGGATGAGAACAGGCACGGTGATTTCTTCTCTGCATTGCTCAAGGCACAGCCTCAGTTCCTCAATGACTGGAAGGCTAAGTTGTGGTCTCGATTCTTCTGCTTATCG GTGTATGTGACAATGTATCTCAATGATTGCCAAAGAACAGCATTCTATGAAGGAATTGGACTTAACACTAAAGAATTTGACATGCATGTAATCATTGAG ACTAACCGAACAACGGCAAGAATTTTCCCGGCTGTACCAGATGTTGAGAATCCCGAATTCAAGAGGAAACTGGACAGGATGGTGGAGATCAACGAGAAGCTGATTGCTGTAGGAGAAAGCAATGAACTTCCATTGGTGAAGAACTTGAAGAGGATCCCACTTGCTGCAGCATTAGTATCTGAGGTTTTGGCTGCGTATTTGATGCCTCCAATTGAATCTGGATCTGTTGATTTTGCAGAATTTGAGCCTCAACTTGTGTACTAA